One region of Bdellovibrio bacteriovorus genomic DNA includes:
- a CDS encoding cytochrome P450 has translation MRLLNPIVNLTEFMSEPVQFMRDMDHQGEPQCLLLGPKRFVFVFDPERAQEILIKRADIYVQNRTVFDRIQPVTGKKGLVQLSGKESQAGRLKSRSMFNGAGLDTARVIIEDYCDEFLRKAAIQNKIDVTAEMTSLILQTALTIFLGVRSPELASKIGEKFLRLNYLCGLRMRSLAPAPLFIPTRKNREILCLQKEIRLMLEKHLQRESGVPKAFEGDENLIDHCMTFLFAGHETTAASLAFTLLLLAQNPKYQDQIAQGDEAATMAVYKESLRLFPPAYMLARQATRDDDLLGCSVRKADQVLIGITELHRSPGLFPDPGQFRPERFAEKLKHPLSFIPFGAGGKSCVGERLAYFEAAIVLKKICQRFKISGPSAPLQAEPLITLHPLPNQYIFLHSRGETHD, from the coding sequence ATGCGCCTACTAAATCCAATTGTAAATCTGACCGAATTTATGTCTGAGCCTGTCCAATTTATGCGGGATATGGATCATCAAGGTGAGCCTCAATGCTTGCTCCTGGGCCCTAAACGCTTCGTCTTTGTTTTTGATCCGGAGCGAGCCCAAGAAATTCTTATTAAGCGAGCTGACATATACGTTCAAAACCGCACCGTTTTCGATCGAATACAACCCGTAACTGGGAAAAAGGGCCTGGTGCAGCTTTCCGGAAAAGAATCGCAGGCAGGACGCCTGAAATCCCGTTCTATGTTTAACGGCGCCGGATTAGACACGGCACGAGTGATTATCGAAGACTATTGTGATGAATTTCTGAGAAAAGCGGCGATCCAAAATAAGATCGACGTTACGGCAGAAATGACTTCATTGATTTTACAAACAGCTTTAACGATTTTCTTGGGCGTGCGATCTCCTGAACTGGCGTCTAAAATCGGAGAAAAGTTTTTACGTCTTAATTATCTCTGTGGGTTGCGCATGCGCTCTTTAGCTCCCGCACCTTTGTTCATCCCTACCCGCAAAAATCGAGAAATTCTTTGCCTGCAAAAAGAGATTCGCCTGATGCTTGAAAAGCATTTGCAAAGGGAGTCCGGCGTTCCAAAGGCATTTGAGGGTGATGAGAACCTGATCGATCACTGCATGACTTTTCTTTTTGCAGGACACGAGACCACGGCCGCCTCGTTAGCCTTCACGCTATTACTTCTGGCGCAAAATCCCAAATATCAAGACCAAATCGCTCAAGGTGACGAGGCAGCGACGATGGCCGTTTATAAGGAAAGCCTTCGTCTATTCCCGCCGGCGTACATGCTGGCACGACAAGCCACCCGAGATGATGATCTGTTAGGCTGTTCCGTACGAAAAGCCGATCAGGTTCTTATCGGCATCACTGAATTGCATCGCAGCCCGGGTCTTTTTCCTGATCCCGGTCAGTTTAGGCCCGAACGGTTCGCAGAAAAACTCAAACATCCGTTATCCTTTATTCCTTTCGGAGCCGGAGGCAAGTCCTGCGTCGGTGAGCGCTTAGCGTATTTTGAAGCAGCCATTGTCTTAAAAAAAATCTGTCAGAGGTTCAAGATTTCAGGCCCTTCCGCGCCTCTTCAGGCAGAGCCGCTGATCACACTTCATCCTTTGCCAAATCAATATATATTCCTCCACTCTCGGGGAGAAACTCATGACTAA
- a CDS encoding aromatic ring-hydroxylating oxygenase subunit alpha, which yields MKTLQQIQQQALLHMEYGRLELGPSVSANPVSSYLDLALYEKEMDGIVKKRPLPWIDSSKVKNVGESYSAEFLGVPIIAVRDEQRKIRVYLNACRHRGAQLKVVKEEQIKLVCPFHGWSYSTNGNPSEIPERQNCFASVSSTAFRLKELPAYEAAGMIWIILSQDEFSFPSAFQQLLEDREELGFLPRHALTEKSFIANFNWKLGVEAFLEVYHFTHAHAPYLAQLQFPNLSISDTQGENCRIVVPLRKPSEDTSLLQWAQVMYFIFPSSFLLFYDDHVALISLLPLSINQTLFRAIPLVPSEASKTDSKIQQKIDFLEVIIGQDIEILEGIQKGLQCKANRLFTFTRLEYLLAKFHQDLHVGLSTQVP from the coding sequence ATGAAAACACTGCAGCAGATACAACAACAAGCGCTACTTCACATGGAGTACGGTCGTCTGGAATTAGGTCCCTCTGTTTCGGCAAACCCTGTCAGCAGTTATTTAGATCTGGCTTTGTATGAAAAAGAAATGGACGGCATCGTTAAAAAAAGACCTTTACCCTGGATTGATTCATCTAAAGTAAAAAATGTCGGTGAATCCTACAGCGCCGAATTTTTGGGAGTGCCTATAATCGCGGTTCGCGATGAGCAGCGTAAAATCCGCGTTTATCTCAACGCCTGTCGACACCGTGGAGCACAGCTTAAAGTAGTGAAAGAAGAACAGATAAAATTGGTGTGTCCATTTCATGGCTGGTCTTATTCGACCAACGGAAACCCCTCGGAAATTCCCGAAAGGCAAAATTGTTTTGCGAGCGTATCTTCGACGGCCTTTCGTTTAAAAGAACTTCCTGCGTATGAAGCAGCCGGTATGATCTGGATTATTCTTTCGCAAGACGAATTTTCTTTCCCATCCGCGTTTCAGCAATTACTCGAAGACCGCGAAGAGCTCGGCTTCCTCCCCAGGCACGCCCTGACGGAAAAATCATTTATTGCGAACTTCAATTGGAAGCTTGGCGTAGAGGCATTTCTTGAAGTTTATCACTTTACGCATGCCCATGCTCCTTATCTCGCACAGTTGCAATTTCCCAATCTCAGTATTTCAGACACGCAGGGGGAAAACTGCCGGATCGTCGTACCTTTAAGAAAGCCTTCGGAAGACACATCCCTTTTGCAATGGGCGCAAGTTATGTACTTTATTTTTCCTTCAAGTTTTTTGCTCTTTTATGACGACCACGTGGCTTTGATTTCATTGCTACCGCTTTCGATCAATCAGACGCTTTTTCGCGCGATTCCACTTGTGCCTAGTGAAGCCTCAAAAACAGATTCAAAGATCCAGCAAAAAATCGATTTTCTTGAAGTGATTATCGGACAAGATATTGAAATTTTAGAAGGCATTCAAAAAGGTCTTCAATGCAAAGCCAATCGCCTCTTCACGTTCACGCGTCTGGAATACCTTCTTGCAAAATTCCATCAAGACTTGCACGTCGGTCTAAGCACGCAGGTCCCATGA
- a CDS encoding glutathione S-transferase family protein, whose product MIKLHQYPAIWGLPSLSPFCIKVEMFLRKKNISYHVIVEKNPARGPKGKMPFIRDGDKVVPDSSFILQHLANTHTTSALSALNNAQGVAFQKMIEEHLYFILLYSRWIDPRGWEVIKKDFSSLFPPVVGTPFLHFLRRRLRSQAYLQGLGRHSQEEVYLLGKQVMTALSDFLGDKAYFLGEEFTTLDATAYAFLITILKQPIPSPLQKDLLSHANLVAYCRREEALCFPEFAKGVTS is encoded by the coding sequence ATGATCAAGCTTCATCAATATCCAGCCATTTGGGGATTACCCAGCTTGAGCCCTTTTTGCATCAAGGTGGAAATGTTTTTAAGAAAGAAAAACATTTCCTATCACGTGATCGTTGAAAAGAATCCCGCACGCGGTCCCAAGGGAAAGATGCCTTTTATTCGCGATGGCGATAAAGTCGTCCCCGACTCTTCTTTTATCTTGCAGCATCTTGCAAACACACACACCACGTCCGCTTTATCCGCTCTGAATAACGCTCAAGGAGTTGCCTTTCAAAAAATGATTGAAGAGCATTTGTACTTTATTTTGCTTTACAGCCGCTGGATAGATCCGAGGGGCTGGGAGGTCATAAAGAAAGATTTTTCTTCATTGTTTCCGCCCGTTGTTGGCACACCCTTTCTGCATTTCTTGCGACGGCGTCTGCGCAGCCAAGCCTATCTGCAAGGTCTAGGACGGCATTCCCAAGAAGAGGTTTATTTACTGGGAAAACAAGTAATGACAGCGCTGTCTGATTTTCTTGGCGATAAGGCATATTTTCTAGGAGAGGAATTTACGACCTTGGACGCCACGGCCTATGCCTTTCTTATCACGATTCTAAAACAACCCATACCGAGCCCGTTACAAAAAGATCTTCTTAGCCACGCGAATCTTGTGGCCTATTGCCGGCGGGAAGAAGCGTTGTGCTTTCCTGAATTTGCAAAAGGGGTCACATCATGA
- a CDS encoding NAD(P)/FAD-dependent oxidoreductase, with the protein MKRDHALVIGAGIAGLAAAQVLSEHFKKVTVLEKDPSIGSNNARSGVPQGRHLHVLLKRGHKILRQLFPKIEKDFEDCPYIDWSHDTAWENRDGLFPHYPSLIRTEAMSRPRLESHMHFHVSQKSRIVFHKAEVEEIFVEQNTVKRVRCKNNLLFTADLVVIAGGAFFPLKRLLPTLSLEAFTKKTSINITYRSVQFTKASLKFQDFKQYYYQLSPPTDTRGAVIAPIENGRYVATLIEYSSSLKGKADFEDFMKRALLVPGKHCFSLLKDGQALGEPAYFHKSHMHLRRLHKVVGFPVNLVVVGDAFCSLNPVFGQGMTVALEQALLLKKMLSQKYFTSRKFHSDAEALLRVPYLLSKLGSQTHPSFTKRYLENYLHRCQESSKLHLRFLKTLHLEGSVLDLLDFTSFIKTLLGRHS; encoded by the coding sequence ATGAAACGCGATCACGCGCTGGTCATAGGAGCCGGAATTGCAGGCCTAGCTGCAGCCCAAGTTCTATCAGAACACTTTAAAAAGGTCACCGTCCTTGAAAAAGACCCGAGCATTGGGTCTAACAATGCACGTAGCGGTGTCCCTCAGGGGCGTCACCTTCATGTTTTGTTAAAGCGCGGGCATAAAATTCTCCGTCAGCTATTTCCAAAAATAGAAAAAGACTTCGAGGATTGCCCTTACATTGACTGGTCCCACGATACCGCATGGGAAAATCGAGATGGCCTCTTTCCCCACTATCCGTCACTGATTCGCACGGAAGCCATGAGCCGTCCTCGTTTAGAGAGCCACATGCACTTCCACGTCTCCCAGAAATCACGGATCGTGTTTCACAAAGCCGAGGTCGAAGAAATTTTCGTTGAACAAAACACCGTTAAACGTGTGCGTTGTAAAAACAATCTACTGTTCACAGCGGATCTTGTGGTCATCGCTGGTGGTGCTTTTTTTCCGTTAAAAAGACTGCTACCCACGTTGTCGCTTGAGGCCTTCACGAAAAAAACTTCCATCAACATCACCTATCGTTCCGTTCAGTTCACAAAGGCCTCTTTGAAATTTCAAGATTTCAAACAATATTATTATCAGCTCTCGCCCCCCACAGACACGAGAGGGGCCGTGATTGCACCGATAGAAAATGGCCGGTATGTCGCCACTTTGATCGAATACTCGTCTTCGCTAAAAGGCAAAGCAGATTTCGAAGACTTTATGAAAAGAGCTTTGCTTGTTCCAGGAAAACACTGTTTTTCCCTTCTGAAAGATGGTCAAGCACTGGGAGAACCGGCCTATTTCCACAAGTCCCACATGCACCTTCGCCGCTTGCATAAAGTTGTCGGATTTCCAGTAAATCTTGTTGTGGTAGGCGATGCGTTTTGTTCGCTGAATCCCGTTTTTGGCCAGGGAATGACGGTAGCTTTGGAACAAGCCCTGCTTCTAAAAAAAATGCTTTCTCAAAAATATTTTACAAGCCGAAAGTTCCACAGCGACGCGGAGGCTTTACTTCGCGTTCCCTATCTACTTTCAAAGCTGGGTTCACAAACCCACCCTAGCTTCACCAAACGATACCTCGAGAATTATTTGCATCGCTGCCAAGAATCTTCAAAGCTGCACCTTCGCTTTTTAAAAACCCTGCACCTTGAAGGAAGCGTTCTTGATCTATTGGATTTCACGTCCTTCATTAAAACTCTACTCGGGAGACACTCATGA